The following is a genomic window from Actinomadura sp. WMMB 499.
CCTGGTACGAGATCACGAAGACGGGCATGGCTGCTCCTACGTTCGAAAGACCGATCGGCGAGCCGTTGCTCGCCCACGGCACCGAGCCTCCTCGAACCCCCGCCAACACGTCCAATACCTGCATCCATAACCAATACGGCATGACCCATCGATGCCGGGCGCCAAGCCCCCGAACCAACGAGCACCCTCGCACGACCGAAGCGTCCCGGGCACCCACCGGATCCCGATACCGGCCACCCCGCAAGTCCCCTCTGCCCACGGCCAGCGACACCTTGGCCCCAACGCCTGCGCAGGTCTCCGAACACCCTTGGGACGCCATGCACGTCCGCACCGCCCATCCGACCCGACGCCAGATCGACAGCGCTGCCCGGACGACGACACCAGGGCGGCGCTCAAGCGGCTCGGGGATCACCTGGGGTCGGGCGGACGTTCGTCGCCGTAGCTGTACTTTGCGGCTGTTTATCGCCAATGCAGAGGCCCCTTCCGGGATCGGAAGGGGGCCTTGACGTGGGAGCCGGCGAGGGGACTTGAACCCCTAACCTTCTGTTTACAAGACAGATGCTCTGCCAATTGAGCTACGCCGGCGCGGCTCGTCCCGCATGGTAGCCGACGCGGCGCGGGTGTGCGCGGCCGTATCGGGTTGGACGGGTGCGAGCCGGGGACGTGGGAGGTGTCGGCCGGTTCGAAGGGGGCAGTGTGGAGCGGTATGTGCTGAACATCATCCAGCCCGTGGGCGAGGCGCCGCCGCCGGACGAGCTGGAGCGGATCATGGCGGAGTTGAGGGAGCTCCGGCGGGATCTGGAGCTGTCGGAGCACTGGATCTTCGGGGCGGGGCTGGAGCAGCCGCGGGAGAGCACGGTGGTGCGGATGCGCGGTGACGAGTGCGTGGCGCGGGACGGACCTTACGCGGAGGCGGACGAGTGCGTCGGGGGGATCGTGGCGATCGAGGCCGAGGACCGGGACGCGGCGCTGTCGGTGGCCGCACGGTACGCGCAGGTCACGGGGCTCCCGATCGAGGTTCGGCCCGTCAACACCCCGCGCTGAGGCCCCTCAGTACCCCACCGTGAATCGGCACCGCGTGTGCTTCGGACGTTCGACCTCGTCCAGGACGGCCACCGCCAGGTCGGCGATCGAGATCGTGGAGTCGCCTGCAGGGTCCACGACGAGTTCGTCGGCGCCCAGACGGTACCGGCCGGTGCGAGGTCCGGGGATGAGGGAGGCCGGGGGGCTCACGTACGTCCAGTCGGTCCGGGACTCGGTGAGGCATCGGGCGTGCTGGGACGCGCACGCCTCGGCGATCCCCCGGAAGGAGTCGTGGACGAGCGGCGACTGCAGGACGGTTCGTGTGGTGCCGGGTATCCGGAGCGTGGCGGCGCCCCCGATCAGGAGCAACCGGACGTTCGTCCCTGCAAGGGTCGCGAGGAGGGTCTCGGTGGCGTGCAGGAGCGCGTCCTCGTGGCCCTGGGGCGGTCGGGTGGCGCCGATGACGACGTCGTGACCGGCGACCGCGAGGACGTCCGCGGGGTTCGTGGCGTCGCCGACGCGAGGTTCGACCACTGCACCGCGGCCAACCCCGCGGACGTCCGCCCCGCGCTTGGACCAGTCCGGGGGCAGGGGGCGGGGGTGCGGACGATCGCGGTGACGCGGTGGCCGCGGGCGAGGGCTTCGGTGACGGTGGCGGCGCCGACGGATCCGGTGGCGCCGAAGACGGCGATGCGCATGGGGCCTACTTTCCGAGGGTCTGGCCGGCGACGAGGGCGCCGAGGGCGATGGTGAAGCCGGCGATCTGCCAGGGGGTGAGGGTCTGCCCGAGGATGAGCAGGCCGGCGAGGGTGGCGACCATGGGGTTGGTGAGGCCGAGGAGGGAGACGGAGGTCGGGGCGAGGCGGTCGATGCCGCGGAACCAGAGGTAGTAGGCGAGGGCGGTGCCGAAGGCGCCGAGGTAGACGAAGCCGGCGGTGTTCTGGAGGGTGAGGGCGGGCGGGGGGCCTTCGAGGAGGGCGAGGGGCGCGAGGACGAGGCCGCCGATGGTGAGCTGCCAGCCGGTCATGACGAGGGGCGATTCGGGGCGGCCCCACTTCTTGGCGAGGACGATCGCGGACGCCATCAGGCTGGTGGCGGTGAGCATCGCGAGGATGCCGAGGGGGTCGAGTGCGGCGTCGCCGGTGAGGGTGAGGAGGGCGACGCCGCCGGTGCCGGCGAGGGCCGAGTAGAGGATCGCGCGGGACGGCTTGACGCCGAGGACGCCGAGGGAGAGCAGGGCGACGAGGAGGGGCTGGACGGAGCCGATGGTGGCGGCGACGCCGCCGGGGAGGCGGTAGGCGGCGAAGAAGATCAGCGGCATGAACGCGCCGAAGTTCAGCATGCCGAGGACGGCGGTCTTCCACCACCAGGCGCCCTTGGGGAGGCGGCGGGTGACGAGGAGGAGGACGAGCCCGGCGGGGAGGGCGCGGAGGGCCGCGGCGAGGAGGGGGCGGTCGGGTGGCAGGAGCGTGGTGGTGACGACGTAGGTGGTGCCCCAGCTGGCGGGGGCGAGCGCGGCGAGGCCGAGGTCGCCCAGGCGGGGGTTCAGGGCGCGGGGCGCGGTGATGACGGCCATGATGTCTCCTCATTGATAATCTCAATGTTGAGATAACACCATGGCCGGTGCTCAACGTCAAGCCTCTTAATGTTGAACTATCGGCGGCGGCTCACCTCGTAGAGCGCGATCCCGGCGGCGACGCCCGCGTTGAGGGACTCCGCGGTGCCGGGCATCGGGATCGTGACGAGCATGTCGCAGGTGTCGGCGACGAGGCGGCCGAGGCCCTTGCCCTCCGAGCCGACCACGAGGACGAACGGGCCCGCGGCGACCTCGAGGTCGGCGACGGTGACGCCGCCGCGCGCGTCCAGTCCGGCGACGAAGCAGCCGGCCTTCTGGTACGCCTTGAGCTGCCGGGTCAGGTTCGTCGCCTGGGCGACGGGGACGTTCGCGAGGGTGCCCGCTGACGCCTTCCAGGCCCCGGCGGTGACGCCGGCGGCGCGGCGCTCGGGGACGACGACGCCGGACGCGCCGAACGCGGAGGCGGAGCGGACGATCGCGCCGAGGTTGCGGGGGTCGGTGATGCCGTCCACCGCGACGATCAGGGGCGCGGTCCCCTTGAGGAAGTCGTCGGGGTGCGCGTACCGGTAGGGCCGCACCTGGAGGGCGATGCCCTGGTGGACGGCGCCGTCGGTGAGCCGGTCGAGCTCGTTCTTGCCCGATTCGAGCAGCGGGATCCTGCGGTCGGCGGCCAGCTGGGTCGCCTCGCGGACGCGCTCGTCGGTGCCGGAGGTGACGTAGAGGGCGGTTCCGGGCACGCCGGCGCGGAGCGCCTCCAGCACGGGGTTGCGCCCGGTGACCAGCTCGGGCACCTCGCCGTTGGCGCGGCGGGCCCCGGCCGGACGGGACGGGCGGGCGGGGCCGTCGGCGGGCTTGCGAGCGCCCGGCCCGACGGTGGGCGTGCCGGTGCGCTTGGCGTTCTTGACGGCCCGGGCCTTCTGGCGCTTGCCGTGCCAGTGCCGGTCCTCGGCCTTCGGTGTGGGTCCCCTGCCCTTGCCCTTGGCCATGGTCCTGCCCCTCGCGACGTCGCTGAAATCGAACGTCCCAGTTTATCCGGGCGACCGCGGGCTCAGGCCTTCTTGAGCTCCCAACGGGCGCCGTGGGGGGTGTCCTCGACGACGATCCCGGCGGCGGCGAGGCCGTCCCGGATCGCGTCGGCCGCCCCGTAGTCCTTCCGCGCGCGCGCAGCCTGCCGCTGTTCGAGCGCGACGCCGACGAGCGCGTCGACGACGGGCCGCAGGTCGTCGTCTCCGGCCCGCGTCCAGGCGAGCGGGTCGAGGCCGAGGGCGCCCGCCATCGCCCGGACGGCCGCGAGGTGCTCCCGGACGTCGGCGCCGTCCGCGAGCGCGCCGTTGCCCTCGCGGACGGTCTCGTGCAGGACGGCGAGGGCCTGCGGGACACCGAGGTCGTCGTCCATCGCGGTCGTGAACGCGGCGGGGATCGCGCCCGGTTCGACGGGGCCCGCGACCTCGGTGGCGCGGGTGACGAAGCCCTCGATCCGCTGGTAGGCGGAGACGGCCTCGGCGAGCGCGGTGTCGGTGTAGTCCATGAGCGAGCGGTAGTGCGCGGCGGCGAGGTAGTACCGGATCTCGGCAGGCCGGGCCTTGCCGAGCAGGTCGGGCAGCAGGACGACGTTGCCGATCGACTTGCTCATCTTCTCGCCGCCGACGGTGAGCAGGCCGTTGTGCAGCCAGTAGCGGGCGAAGCCGTCGCCGGCGGCGCGGGACTGCGCGATCTCGTTCTCGTGGTGCGGGAAGATCAGGTCGACGCCGCCGCCGTGGATGTCGAACGTGGACCCGAGGTACTTGGTCGCCATCGCGGAGCATTCGAGGTGCCAGCCGGGACGCCCCTCGCCCCACGGCGTCTCCCAGGATGGTTCGCCCGGCTTCGCCCCCTTCCAGAGGGCGAAGTCGCGGGGGTCGCGCTTGAGGCTCTCGTTGGGCGTGTCACCGGCTGACCGCATGCTGTCGAGCCGCTGGTTGGACAGCTCGCCGTAGTGCTCCGCCCACGACTTCACGTCGAAGTACACGTCGCCTTCGGCCGCGTAGGCGTGTCCGGCGTCGATCAGCCGCCGCATCAGCACGATCATCTCCGGGACGTGCCCGGTGGCGCGCGGCTCGATCGTGGGCGGGAGGCAGCCGAGGACGTCGTAGCCGTGGTTGAACGTGCGCTGGTTGCCCTCGGCGATCGCGAACCACGGCACGTTCCGCTCCGCCGCGACCGCGATGATCTTGTCGTCGACGTCGGTGACGTTGCGCGCGAACGTCACGTCGTAGCCGGAGGCGCGGAGCCAGCGGAGCAGGACGTCGTAGATGACGCCGGAGCGCAGATGCCCGATGTGGGGTGCGGCCTGCGGCGTGGCACCGCACACGTACATCCCCACACGGCCCTCTTCCAGGGGCTCGAACGTGCGGATGCTACGGGTACCGGTGTCGTAAAGGCGCAGACTCACAGGCCCAGGTTATGGGATCGGGGACTACCCGCGCGGCCACGACGGCAAGACCGCGCGGCCCGCGCGGGCGGCTCCGCGCTATCCGTCTCCGGCGAGCCCCGCGATGCGGGCCCGCAGGTAGCGCTGTTCGGGGAGGCTGGTGGTGGTGCGGGCGGCGCGCCGGTACTCCTCGCGGGCGGCGGGCAGGTCGCCGGCCCG
Proteins encoded in this region:
- the rlmB gene encoding 23S rRNA (guanosine(2251)-2'-O)-methyltransferase RlmB, with protein sequence MAKGKGRGPTPKAEDRHWHGKRQKARAVKNAKRTGTPTVGPGARKPADGPARPSRPAGARRANGEVPELVTGRNPVLEALRAGVPGTALYVTSGTDERVREATQLAADRRIPLLESGKNELDRLTDGAVHQGIALQVRPYRYAHPDDFLKGTAPLIVAVDGITDPRNLGAIVRSASAFGASGVVVPERRAAGVTAGAWKASAGTLANVPVAQATNLTRQLKAYQKAGCFVAGLDARGGVTVADLEVAAGPFVLVVGSEGKGLGRLVADTCDMLVTIPMPGTAESLNAGVAAGIALYEVSRRR
- a CDS encoding YciI family protein, whose product is MLNIIQPVGEAPPPDELERIMAELRELRRDLELSEHWIFGAGLEQPRESTVVRMRGDECVARDGPYAEADECVGGIVAIEAEDRDAALSVAARYAQVTGLPIEVRPVNTPR
- the cysS gene encoding cysteine--tRNA ligase — translated: MSLRLYDTGTRSIRTFEPLEEGRVGMYVCGATPQAAPHIGHLRSGVIYDVLLRWLRASGYDVTFARNVTDVDDKIIAVAAERNVPWFAIAEGNQRTFNHGYDVLGCLPPTIEPRATGHVPEMIVLMRRLIDAGHAYAAEGDVYFDVKSWAEHYGELSNQRLDSMRSAGDTPNESLKRDPRDFALWKGAKPGEPSWETPWGEGRPGWHLECSAMATKYLGSTFDIHGGGVDLIFPHHENEIAQSRAAGDGFARYWLHNGLLTVGGEKMSKSIGNVVLLPDLLGKARPAEIRYYLAAAHYRSLMDYTDTALAEAVSAYQRIEGFVTRATEVAGPVEPGAIPAAFTTAMDDDLGVPQALAVLHETVREGNGALADGADVREHLAAVRAMAGALGLDPLAWTRAGDDDLRPVVDALVGVALEQRQAARARKDYGAADAIRDGLAAAGIVVEDTPHGARWELKKA
- a CDS encoding EamA family transporter, with product MAVITAPRALNPRLGDLGLAALAPASWGTTYVVTTTLLPPDRPLLAAALRALPAGLVLLLVTRRLPKGAWWWKTAVLGMLNFGAFMPLIFFAAYRLPGGVAATIGSVQPLLVALLSLGVLGVKPSRAILYSALAGTGGVALLTLTGDAALDPLGILAMLTATSLMASAIVLAKKWGRPESPLVMTGWQLTIGGLVLAPLALLEGPPPALTLQNTAGFVYLGAFGTALAYYLWFRGIDRLAPTSVSLLGLTNPMVATLAGLLILGQTLTPWQIAGFTIALGALVAGQTLGK
- a CDS encoding NAD(P)-dependent oxidoreductase; protein product: MVEPRVGDATNPADVLAVAGHDVVIGATRPPQGHEDALLHATETLLATLAGTNVRLLLIGGAATLRIPGTTRTVLQSPLVHDSFRGIAEACASQHARCLTESRTDWTYVSPPASLIPGPRTGRYRLGADELVVDPAGDSTISIADLAVAVLDEVERPKHTRCRFTVGY